From one Ursus arctos isolate Adak ecotype North America unplaced genomic scaffold, UrsArc2.0 scaffold_26, whole genome shotgun sequence genomic stretch:
- the GPR19 gene encoding probable G-protein coupled receptor 19, with protein sequence MVFAHRMDNSKPPLVIPTLLVPLQNHSCTETASPLPSHDLTEFHEEHGWVSNGTDLQPGLQPGEVATASIFFGTLWLFSIFGNSLVCLVIHRSRRTQSTTNYFVVSMACADLLISVASTPFVLLQFATGRWTLGSMMCKVVRYFQYLTPGVQIYVLLSICIDRFYTIVYPLSFKVSREKAKKMIAASWIFDAAFVTPVFFFFGSNWDNHCNYFFPSSWEGTAYTVIHFLVSFVIPSVLIILFYQKVVKYIWRIGTDGRTVRRTMNIVPRTKVKTIKMFLILNLLFLLSWLPFHVAQLWHPHERDSKKSSLVFTAITWISFSSSASKPTLYSIYNANFRRGMKETFCMSSMKCYRSNAYTITTSSRMAKKNYVGISEIPPTAKTITKDSIYDSFDREAKEKKLAWPINSNPPNTFV encoded by the coding sequence ATGGTTTTTGCTCACAGAATGGATAACAGCAAGCCGCCCTTGGTTATTCCCACACTGCTGGTGCCCCTCCAAAACCACAGCTGCACGGAAACAGCCTCACCTCTACCGAGCCATGACCTGACGGAATTCCATGAGGAGCACGGCTGGGTGAGCAACGGAACAGACCTGCAGCCTGGGCTGCAACCCGGCGAGGTGGCCACAGCCAGCATTTTCTTTGGGACCCTGTGGTTGTTTTCTATCTTTGGCAATTCCCTGGTTTGTTTGGTCATCCACAGAAGTAGGAGGACTCAGTCCACCACCAACTACTTTGTGGTCTCCATGGCATGTGCGGATCTTCTCATCAGCGTGGCCAGCACGCCTTTCGTCCTGCTTCAGTTCGCCACTGGCAGGTGGACGCTCGGCAGCATGATGTGCAAGGTCGTGCGGTATTTCCAGTATCTCACCCCAGGCGTCCAGATCTACGTTCTCCTCTCCATCTGCATAGACCGGTTCTACACCATTGTCTATCCCCTGAGCTTCAAGGTGTccagagaaaaagccaaaaaaatgaTCGCGGCATCGTGGATCTTCGACGCCGCCTTTGTGACCCCcgtgttctttttctttggctCCAACTGGGACAATCACTGCaactattttttcccttcctcttgggAAGGAACTGCCTATACCGTCATCCATTTCTTGGTGAGCTTTGTGATTCCGTCTGTCCTCATCATCTTGTTTTACCAGAAGGTCGTGAAGTATATTTGGAGAATAGGCACTGATGGCCGAACAGTGAGGAGGACCATGAACATTGTCCCGAGGACAAAAGTGAAAACGATCAAGATGTTCCTCATTTTAAATCTGTTGTTTTTGCTCTCCTGGCTGCCTTTCCATGTAGCTCAGCTATGGCACCCCCACGAACGAGACTCTAAGAAAAGTTCCCTTGTTTTCACAGCTATCACGTGGATATCCTTTAGTTCTTCGGCCTCTAAACCTACGCTGTATTCCATCTATAATGCCAATTTTAGGAGAGGAATGAAAGAGACTTTTTGCATGTCCTCAATGAAATGTTACCGAAGCAATGCCTATACTATCACAACCAGTTCAAGGATGGCCAAAAAAAACTACGTTGGCATTTCAGAAATTCCTCCCACGGCCAAAACTATAACCAAAGACTCGATCTAtgattcatttgacagagaagcCAAGGAAAAAAAGCTTGCTTGGCCCATTAATTCAAATCCACCAAATACTTTTGTGTAA
- the CREBL2 gene encoding cAMP-responsive element-binding protein-like 2 produces MDDSKVVGGKVKKPGKRGRKPAKIDLKAKLERSRQSARECRARKKLRYQYLEELVSSRERAICALREELEMYKQWCMAMDQGKIPSEIKALLTGEEQSKSQQNSSRHTKAGKTDANSNSW; encoded by the exons GTGGTTGGGGGCAAAGTAAAGAAGCCCGGCAAGCGTGGTCGGAAGCCAGCCAAAATTGACTTAAAGGCAAAACTCGAGAGGAGCCGGCAGAGTGCAAGAGAATGTCGAGCTAGGAAAAAACTAAGATATCAGTATTTGGAAGAGTTGGTATCCAGTCGGGAAAGAGCCATATGTGCCCTCAGAGAGGAACTGGAAATG tACAAGCAGTGGTGCATGGCAATGGACCAAGGAAAAATCCCTTCCGAAATCAAGGCCCTACTCACTGGAGAAGAGCAGAGCAAATCTCAGCAGAACTCAAGCAGGCACACAAAAGCTGGGAAAACAGACGCTAATAGCAATTCCT GGTGA